Proteins from a genomic interval of Marmoricola sp. OAE513:
- a CDS encoding SMP-30/gluconolactonase/LRE family protein — MKPLRIVPVPAHGTEDVLVGPDGTVYTGTADGDLHALAPDGSSRIVGTTGGRPLGLELLPDGRLLVCDAHHGLLAVDPRDGELETLVDSFDGRPLVFCNNAAVATNGDIWFSDSSTLFGIEDWRKDFARNTRTGRLLVRRADGSVELVLDGLAFSNGVALAADESYVAVAETVARTVVRWWLTGPRAGERDLLCSDLPGYPDNIARGSDGLIWVTLPSTRDPLVERILTLPTPLRKALSNIPQGLQPQPKRVVRVMAFDDAGTCVHDLEGDATGFHMVTGVREHAGQVWLGSLEEAAVAVISLGAD, encoded by the coding sequence GTGAAGCCGCTGCGGATCGTCCCGGTCCCGGCGCACGGCACCGAGGACGTCCTCGTCGGCCCGGATGGCACCGTCTACACCGGAACCGCAGATGGCGACCTGCACGCGCTCGCACCCGACGGCTCCAGCCGCATCGTTGGGACCACCGGCGGTCGTCCGCTCGGGCTCGAGCTGCTTCCCGACGGGCGCCTGCTGGTCTGCGACGCCCACCACGGCCTGTTGGCGGTCGACCCGCGCGACGGCGAGCTGGAGACCCTGGTCGACTCCTTCGACGGTCGACCGCTGGTGTTCTGCAACAACGCCGCGGTCGCGACCAACGGGGACATCTGGTTCTCCGACTCCTCGACCCTTTTCGGGATCGAGGACTGGCGCAAGGACTTCGCGCGCAACACCCGCACGGGTCGCCTGCTCGTACGCCGTGCCGACGGGTCGGTCGAGCTGGTCCTGGACGGACTCGCGTTCTCCAACGGGGTCGCGCTGGCGGCGGACGAGTCCTACGTCGCGGTCGCGGAGACCGTCGCCAGGACGGTCGTCCGGTGGTGGCTGACCGGGCCGAGGGCGGGGGAGCGCGACCTGCTCTGCTCGGACCTCCCCGGCTACCCCGACAACATCGCTCGCGGCTCCGACGGTCTGATCTGGGTGACGCTTCCCTCGACGCGGGATCCGCTGGTCGAGCGGATCCTCACGCTGCCGACGCCGTTGCGCAAGGCGCTCTCGAACATCCCGCAGGGCCTCCAGCCGCAGCCCAAGCGGGTGGTGAGGGTGATGGCCTTCGACGACGCCGGCACCTGCGTGCACGACCTGGAGGGCGACGCGACCGGTTTTCACATGGTCACCGGGGTCCGCGAGCACGCGGGGCAGGTGTGGCTCGGGAGCCTGGAAGAGGCGGCAGTTGCGGTGATCTCGCTGGGCGCCGACTAG
- a CDS encoding NUDIX domain-containing protein has translation MAGPYHSRLAVLLLVDDRGWVLLQERDEHAPRAANQWGMVGGHVEDGEEFEPAAYRELAEETGIELEAGDLTLWREDEYTYPDGHHGLYQIWAARTEITDADIVVGEGRRIVFVDPHEIPALDLAGSSRHFVPEFLTSDLYATLRSAL, from the coding sequence ATGGCCGGCCCGTACCACTCCCGACTCGCCGTACTCCTGCTCGTCGACGACCGCGGCTGGGTGCTGCTGCAGGAGCGCGACGAGCACGCGCCCCGCGCTGCGAACCAGTGGGGCATGGTCGGAGGTCACGTCGAGGACGGTGAGGAATTCGAACCCGCTGCCTACCGCGAGCTTGCCGAGGAGACCGGCATCGAGCTGGAGGCCGGTGACCTCACCCTGTGGCGCGAGGACGAGTACACCTATCCCGACGGTCACCACGGGCTCTACCAGATCTGGGCAGCGCGCACGGAGATCACCGACGCCGACATCGTGGTGGGTGAGGGGCGCCGGATCGTGTTCGTCGACCCCCACGAGATCCCCGCTCTCGACCTGGCTGGCTCCTCGCGGCACTTCGTCCCCGAGTTCCTGACCTCCGACCTCTACGCCACCTTGCGGAGCGCGCTGTGA